In one Alphaproteobacteria bacterium SS10 genomic region, the following are encoded:
- a CDS encoding SPASM domain-containing protein has protein sequence MERFTLHMRMTKACNADCSYCSSWQEYPDRYMSAADYARAVDFIAEEVLPLMGWRQGDGGHLSIQYVGGEIMLVPKAQLRRSVYYARDRFGSMFDVVTDGCQTNLIGSSDRIAALQTLFGHRLSTSVDNFGSQRTVKGSPELYRAMMNKSRKELKRRRGLNAPAIFVVDAEGLPNAMAEYEIANEEGYDLTLRAVFHGGRDVGAATVPELATLYTDIFDAWAMKGRVMVQPLYQLLTTRLSDIAQDEGLYQANFGCPFQKNCAFVSLNLDPNGDLYVCLDMADSDQFKLGNAVEGRFEREVWEGLANRRDHFDEKCRSCKWLASCQGGCMSEAVHHTGSPYGRTELCNVWESVFSHVDALIEREGVEAVAQWCRDIATPKMAPQVAAE, from the coding sequence ATGGAGCGCTTTACACTCCATATGCGGATGACCAAGGCTTGCAACGCTGATTGCAGCTATTGCTCATCATGGCAGGAATATCCAGACCGCTACATGAGTGCGGCGGATTACGCGCGTGCCGTCGACTTCATCGCAGAGGAGGTGCTGCCATTAATGGGGTGGCGCCAGGGCGATGGCGGTCACCTCTCTATTCAGTATGTCGGTGGTGAGATCATGCTTGTGCCCAAGGCACAGCTGCGCCGCTCAGTCTATTACGCCCGTGACCGGTTTGGCTCGATGTTCGATGTGGTCACCGATGGGTGCCAAACCAACCTTATTGGCTCATCCGACCGCATTGCTGCACTCCAAACCTTGTTTGGTCATCGGCTTAGTACGTCGGTCGACAACTTCGGCTCACAACGCACGGTTAAGGGCTCGCCAGAGCTGTACCGCGCCATGATGAATAAGAGCCGGAAAGAGCTAAAACGCCGCCGCGGCCTCAATGCACCCGCGATCTTTGTTGTGGATGCCGAGGGTTTGCCCAATGCGATGGCAGAGTATGAGATCGCCAATGAGGAAGGTTACGACCTAACCCTTCGAGCGGTTTTCCATGGCGGTCGGGACGTTGGGGCTGCCACTGTTCCGGAATTAGCCACGCTCTATACTGATATCTTTGATGCCTGGGCTATGAAGGGCCGGGTGATGGTTCAGCCGCTCTATCAGCTGTTGACCACCAGGCTTTCCGATATCGCGCAGGATGAGGGGCTGTACCAGGCTAACTTTGGTTGCCCGTTCCAGAAGAACTGCGCCTTTGTCTCTCTTAACTTGGACCCGAATGGTGACCTCTATGTCTGCCTCGACATGGCAGATAGTGACCAGTTTAAGCTTGGCAACGCTGTTGAGGGCCGATTTGAGCGTGAAGTTTGGGAAGGGCTAGCCAACCGTCGTGACCATTTCGACGAGAAGTGTCGGTCCTGCAAATGGCTCGCTTCCTGCCAGGGTGGCTGCATGTCTGAAGCGGTGCATCACACTGGCTCCCCCTATGGCAGGACGGAGCTATGCAATGTTTGGGAGTCGGTGTTTTCACATGTTGATGCACTAATTGAACGCGAAGGCGTTGAAGCTGTGGCACAATGGTGCCGGGATATCGCCACACCAAAGATGGCGCCGCAGGTCGCGGCCGAATAG